A genomic stretch from Penaeus vannamei isolate JL-2024 chromosome 6, ASM4276789v1, whole genome shotgun sequence includes:
- the LOC113804349 gene encoding uncharacterized protein isoform X1, which translates to MKTLLLSLLVGCALGASVDRPRRQVFGNAIDLQSSQGYLPPRPGPDCQPSTVYRTQTQYSTQVVPSTVYNNDVQYLTQTSVRTQQVYTTIYSEVVRTQQVPSVQYQTVTVTRTQDNVRTQVITLPPQVSYVTRTQQSVRTEVQYQTRYETRTQQVPTTVTRNVVSTQVVPQQVVSTIYQTQTVTRTQQAPGQTRTVVSTQYSTQYSTVVVPAQDVVRTTEVVRTNVVTQTITQPGQTNVVTSTQVVPVTTTIFSQVVLTNTQTQYVTRTQVQQQVSTVVRTQQVPQYNTRTVTVPQQVVRTQVSTQVVPTTIYTQQTVPSIVNLPAQTQYVTVTQTSVITQQAPGQTRTQYVTSTVYNTNQVTSTVYNQQYNTVTATSTVQPNCNTGYNYPEPSQAFNAFGK; encoded by the coding sequence ATGAAGACACTACTATTGTCCCTCTTGGTGGGGTGTGCGTTGGGAGCCTCTGTGGACCGACCGAGGCGTCAGGTCTTCGGTAATGCCATCGACCTCCAGTCTTCCCAGGGTTATCTGCCGCCACGACCTGGCCCCGACTGCCAGCCCTCCACCGTCTACAGAACGCAGACGCAGTACTCCACCCAGGTCGTCCCCTCCACCGTCTACAACAACGACGTGCAGTACCTCACCCAGACCTCCGTCCGCACCCAGCAGGTCTACACCACAATCTACTCCGAAGTCGTCCGCACTCAGCAAGTCCCGTCGGTGCAGTACCAGACAGTCACCGTCACTCGCACACAGGACAACGTGCGCACACAGGTCATCACTCTCCCGCCTCAGGTCAGCTATGTGACCCGCACACAGCAGAGTGTCAGGACTGAAGTTCAGTACCAGACCAGATACGAGACCCGTACTCAGCAGGTCCCCACCACCGTCACCAGGAACGTCGTGTCCACACAGGTGGTACCTCAGCAGGTGGTCAGCACTATCTACCAGACACAGACAGTCACCAGGACGCAGCAGGCACCAGGTCAGACGCGTACTGTCGTCAGTACTCAGTACAGCACCCAGTATTCCACCGTGGTCGTACCCGCACAAGACGTTGTGAGGACGACGGAAGTGGTCAGGACCAACGTCGTCACCCAGACCATCACCCAGCCCGGTCAGACCAACGTCGTCACCTCCACGCAGGTGGTCCCCGTCACCACAACCATCTTCTCGCAGGTGGTTCTCACTAACACCCAGACTCAGTACGTAACACGTACACAGGTACAGCAGCAGGTGTCCACCGTGGTGCGCACACAGCAGGTGCCGCAGTACAACACTAGGACTGTCACAGTGCCTCAGCAGGTGGTAAGGACCCAGGTGTCCACCCAGGTGGTTCCCACAACCATCTACACCCAGCAGACAGTTCCTTCCATCGTCAACCTCCCCGCCCAGACGCAGTACGTCACCGTCACACAGACGTCCGTCATCACCCAGCAAGCTCCTGGTCAGACCCGCACCCAGTACGTGACCAGTACGGTGTACAACACCAACCAGGTGACGTCCACCGTGTACAACCAGCAGTACAACACCGTGACGGCCACCAGCACCGTCCAGCCCAACTGCAACACCGGCTACAACTACCCCGAGCCTTCCCAGGCTTTCAATGCCtttggaaaatag
- the LOC113804349 gene encoding uncharacterized protein isoform X2 has protein sequence MWRLTATLLLLALASANPQGGYLPPRPETPCQTVTSVVYDTRVQTSVNVQTVNQVNTQYRTTTIVRQQVVPTTLFQTRVQTQVQYQTSVIQQTTTLVNNRVQTQTVPSPPIVQTQYVTSTRVVPQVSYVTQTQTQTQVVPVEVTRTQVQTVNQPVTNYQTQVQQQTQVVTLPGRDVVQTRVQTAVQTSIVTRQQQANTRYVTSTRVQQVVQTSVVRGQDVVRTSVVQRQQVIPFTSVNTRYENAVATREQVVTRTNVVTQTRVQTQVVPQEVVSTQVVPTTIYTTRYETRVQPFTQVQTVVRTQYVTPAPVVQTRQEVRTSVVQVPGQDRVVTSQVVQTQQQQQVVYQTVNQPQQVTVTQTITATCGQTGYNYNAPATPFNF, from the coding sequence ATGTGGCGCTTGACGGcgacgctgctgctgctggctcTGGCTTCGGCCAACCCCCAGGGAGGGTACCTGCCCCCACGACCCGAGACGCCCTGCCAGACGGTCACCTCCGTCGTCTACGACACCCGCGTTCAGACTTCCGTCAACGTTCAGACCGTAAACCAAGTCAACACTCAGTACAGGACGACCACAATTGTCAGACAGCAGGTCGTGCCCACCACTCTCTTCCAAACCCGTGTTCAGACGCAGGTTCAGTACCAGACCAGTGTCATTCAGCAAACAACTACACTCGTCAATAACAGAGTTCAGACCCAAACCGTCCCCAGTCCTCCCATTGTGCAGACCCAGTACGTTACATCCACCCGTGTTGTACCACAGGTCAGCTACGTCACCCAGACACAGACCCAGACTCAGGTCGTGCCTGTCGAGGTGACCCGCACGCAGGTTCAGACAGTCAACCAGCCTGTCACCAACTACCAAACCCAGGTGCAGCAACAGACACAGGTCGTTACCCTTCCTGGTCGCGATGTTGTGCAGACACGTGTCCAGACCGCCGTTCAGACCTCTATTGTCACCCGCCAACAGCAGGCAAACACTCGCTACGTGACGTCGACACGTGTACAACAGGTGGTACAGACATCTGTCGTCCGCGGACAGGATGTCGTAAGGACCAGCGTTGTCCAGAGACAACAGGTCATTCCTTTCACGTCTGTCAACACGCGTTACGAGAATGCCGTCGCCACTCGTGAACAGGTGGTGACGAGGACCAACGTGGTTACCCAGACACGCGTCCAGACTCAGGTGGTGCCCCAGGAGGTGGTGAGCACCCAGGTGGTTCCCACCACCATCTACACCACCCGCTACGAGACCCGTGTCCAGCCCTTCACACAGGTGCAGACCGTGGTCAGGACCCAGTACGTCACACCGGCCCCCGTGGTACAAACCAGACAGGAAGTGCGGACCTCTGTGGTCCAGGTGCCCGGCCAGGACCGCGTGGTCACCAGTCAGGTCGTGCAGACCCAGCAACAGCAGCAGGTCGTCTATCAGACAGTTAACCAGCCTCAACAAGTTACCGTCACCCAGACTATCACAGCCACATGCGGACAGACTGGCTATAATTACAATGCTCCCGCCACTCCTTTTAACTTCTAA